The proteins below come from a single Isoptericola dokdonensis DS-3 genomic window:
- a CDS encoding ABC transporter substrate-binding protein has product MPRTRPSGPLTRRTARSAAAAVSVSVVALGLAACGGDSAATESGEDVVLRVGELGTAITQETQLESAGEGDDLGYEVEYSLFGNGPAFMEAVPSGAVDLAIMADTPSIFAQVGNIPVKVVAVQDTLKDGESFVEIVTNPGSGIESVADLAGKRVAVQPATILQYTIVRALEAEGLSYDDITPVELPLPDAAAALANGDIDAAASLDPTLQQLKANGAVTIGDGEGFTTGYSYVVATEAALADPAKADAIGDYLTRLGRAYEWAAANPARWAATSSQLTGLPEPIALASQERRGAGWVPLDDDVIAKQQEQADVYTALGLIAEPLDVSTQYDDRYDDLLTGGDQ; this is encoded by the coding sequence ATGCCCAGAACACGCCCGTCCGGCCCCCTCACCCGCCGGACCGCACGGTCCGCCGCGGCCGCCGTCTCCGTCTCCGTCGTCGCGCTCGGCCTGGCCGCCTGCGGCGGTGACTCCGCCGCCACGGAGTCGGGCGAGGACGTCGTCCTGCGGGTCGGCGAGCTCGGCACCGCGATCACCCAGGAGACCCAGCTCGAGTCGGCGGGCGAGGGCGACGACCTCGGCTACGAGGTCGAGTACTCGCTGTTCGGCAACGGCCCGGCGTTCATGGAGGCGGTGCCGTCCGGCGCCGTCGACCTCGCGATCATGGCCGACACGCCGTCGATCTTCGCCCAGGTGGGGAACATCCCCGTGAAGGTCGTCGCCGTCCAGGACACGCTGAAGGACGGCGAGTCGTTCGTCGAGATCGTCACGAACCCGGGCTCGGGGATCGAGTCGGTGGCCGATCTGGCCGGCAAGAGGGTCGCCGTCCAGCCGGCGACGATCCTCCAGTACACGATCGTCCGCGCCCTGGAGGCCGAGGGCCTGAGCTACGACGACATCACCCCGGTCGAGCTGCCCCTGCCCGACGCCGCGGCCGCGCTGGCGAACGGCGACATCGACGCCGCGGCGTCCCTCGACCCCACGCTCCAGCAGCTCAAGGCGAACGGGGCCGTGACGATCGGGGACGGCGAGGGCTTCACCACCGGCTACTCGTACGTCGTCGCGACGGAGGCGGCGCTGGCCGACCCGGCGAAGGCGGACGCCATCGGCGACTACCTGACCCGCCTGGGCCGCGCCTACGAGTGGGCGGCGGCCAACCCGGCCCGGTGGGCGGCGACGAGCTCGCAGCTCACCGGGCTGCCGGAGCCCATCGCGCTGGCCTCCCAGGAGCGGCGCGGCGCCGGCTGGGTGCCCCTCGACGACGACGTGATCGCCAAGCAGCAGGAGCAGGCCGACGTCTACACGGCGCTCGGCCTGATCGCCGAGCCGCTCGACGTGTCCACGCAGTACGACGACCGCTACGACGACCTGCTGACCGGAGGCGACCAGTGA
- a CDS encoding arylsulfatase: protein MSTQHPDVPADARGYERFPGRIGETVADSTRAWPRPRGARPGAPNVIVVVLDDMGYSDVAPFGSEIATPTLSALADRGYRLTNYHTTPVCSPARAALLTGLNPHRAGFASVANSDPGFPNLRLEIDPDVATLPESLRAAGYATYAFGKWHLTRDALMHDGADKASWPLQRGFDHFYGTLEGCNSFFHPNQLVRDNTPVDQDDRPDDYYLTDDLTDDAIAQLATLRAQEPDKPFFLYFAHHAMHGPLGAKPADIADQRGRYDAGWDEVRRARHARQLELGLFPPSTPLPPSASEPGFDVPAWDSLPADTRDLYARYMEVYAAMVANVDENLGRLLQVVDDLGELDDTVVVFTSDNGGTAEGGPEGTRSYFSRFVHIAGLPQDWEADVEREPDLIGGPRTMVHYPRGWGQVSNTPFRFYKGQTHAGGVRVPFFVSWPAGIPRAADDDGLRHQYQYVTDLTPTILDLVGAERLTERQGRPTQEIDGVSLRPVLDDGGAASTHPEQYAEFGGSRGYYRDGWKLVSLHTRGRSLTEPQWELYHVDADPNELVDLAEKEPDRVAEFAEAWRAAAWRNTVFPLGASFTPGRRPAEKALERPVRLHPRTRRLERYRSAKLTSLRSFTVEAEVTEAGDGFLVAHGDQGGGYALYVEDGVLHLAYNEYGRLHDAPLGTFGTGTVHAAFSWLPDFRWNIEVSVDGEARGGLADVTMLLGMAPFSGIDVGVNRGGPVHWDVSQRHGSFRFSGRLQGVTYTPGEHAAYDPELVAQVTEDVAEFYD from the coding sequence GTGAGCACCCAGCACCCCGACGTCCCCGCGGACGCCCGCGGCTACGAGCGGTTCCCCGGCCGGATCGGCGAGACGGTCGCCGACTCCACCCGGGCCTGGCCGCGCCCCCGCGGCGCCCGTCCCGGCGCCCCGAACGTCATCGTCGTCGTCCTCGACGACATGGGCTACTCCGACGTCGCCCCGTTCGGCTCGGAGATCGCCACGCCCACGCTGTCCGCGCTGGCGGACCGCGGCTACCGGCTGACGAACTATCACACGACGCCCGTCTGCTCCCCGGCGCGCGCCGCCCTGCTCACCGGGCTCAACCCCCACCGGGCCGGGTTCGCGTCCGTCGCGAACTCCGACCCCGGGTTCCCCAACCTGCGCCTCGAGATCGACCCGGACGTCGCGACGCTGCCGGAGTCGCTGCGGGCCGCCGGGTACGCGACCTACGCGTTCGGCAAGTGGCACCTGACGCGCGACGCGCTCATGCACGACGGCGCCGACAAGGCGTCCTGGCCGCTCCAGCGCGGGTTCGACCACTTCTACGGGACGCTCGAGGGCTGCAACTCGTTCTTCCACCCGAACCAGCTCGTGCGGGACAACACGCCCGTCGACCAGGACGACCGTCCGGACGACTACTACCTGACCGACGACCTCACGGACGACGCGATCGCCCAGCTCGCGACGCTGCGCGCCCAGGAGCCGGACAAGCCGTTCTTCCTGTACTTCGCGCACCACGCGATGCACGGGCCGCTCGGCGCGAAGCCCGCGGACATCGCGGACCAGCGCGGCCGGTACGACGCCGGCTGGGACGAGGTGCGGCGTGCCCGCCACGCCCGCCAGCTCGAGCTCGGGCTGTTCCCGCCGAGCACCCCGCTGCCGCCGTCGGCCTCCGAGCCGGGCTTCGACGTGCCCGCGTGGGACTCGCTGCCCGCCGACACCCGCGACCTGTACGCCCGGTACATGGAGGTGTACGCCGCGATGGTGGCGAACGTCGACGAGAACCTGGGGCGGCTGCTCCAGGTCGTCGACGACCTCGGCGAGCTCGACGACACGGTCGTCGTCTTCACCTCGGACAACGGCGGCACCGCCGAGGGTGGGCCCGAGGGCACCCGCTCGTACTTCTCGCGGTTCGTCCACATCGCGGGGCTCCCGCAGGACTGGGAGGCGGACGTCGAGCGTGAGCCGGACCTCATCGGTGGACCCCGCACGATGGTGCACTACCCGCGCGGCTGGGGGCAGGTGTCCAACACGCCGTTCCGGTTCTACAAGGGTCAGACCCACGCCGGTGGCGTGCGGGTGCCGTTCTTCGTGTCGTGGCCCGCCGGGATCCCGCGCGCCGCCGACGACGACGGGCTGCGCCACCAGTACCAGTACGTCACCGACCTCACGCCGACGATCCTCGACCTCGTCGGGGCGGAGCGGCTGACCGAGCGGCAGGGCCGCCCGACGCAGGAGATCGACGGGGTGTCGCTGCGCCCGGTCCTGGACGACGGCGGGGCCGCGTCCACCCACCCCGAGCAGTACGCCGAGTTCGGCGGGTCCCGCGGCTACTACCGCGACGGCTGGAAGCTCGTGTCCCTGCACACCCGCGGGCGTTCGCTCACGGAGCCGCAGTGGGAGCTCTACCACGTGGACGCCGACCCGAACGAGCTCGTGGACCTCGCCGAGAAGGAGCCCGACCGGGTGGCCGAGTTCGCCGAGGCCTGGCGGGCCGCGGCCTGGCGCAACACCGTGTTCCCGCTGGGCGCGTCGTTCACCCCGGGGCGTCGGCCCGCCGAGAAGGCGCTGGAGCGGCCCGTCCGGCTGCACCCCCGCACCCGCCGCCTGGAGCGGTACCGCTCCGCGAAGCTCACCTCGCTGCGGTCCTTCACCGTGGAGGCCGAGGTCACGGAGGCCGGCGACGGGTTCCTCGTCGCGCACGGCGACCAGGGCGGCGGCTACGCCCTGTACGTCGAGGACGGCGTGCTGCACCTCGCGTACAACGAGTACGGCCGCCTGCACGACGCACCGCTGGGCACGTTCGGCACGGGCACCGTGCATGCCGCGTTCTCCTGGCTGCCGGACTTCCGGTGGAACATCGAGGTGAGCGTCGACGGCGAGGCCCGGGGCGGGCTCGCCGACGTCACCATGCTGCTCGGCATGGCCCCGTTCAGCGGCATCGACGTGGGGGTGAACCGCGGCGGCCCCGTCCACTGGGACGTGTCGCAGCGGCACGGGTCGTTCCGGTTCTCCGGGCGGCTCCAGGGCGTCACCTACACGCCCGGCGAGCACGCCGCCTACGACCCGGAGCTCGTCGCCCAGGTCACCGAGGACGTCGCGGAGTTCTACGACTGA
- a CDS encoding VOC family protein — protein sequence MTTSEQVRQVRQVQVTFDCADPVLVARFWCEALGYAPTLPADDDGAWAVAEDPTGAGPRLYFQRVPEGKVVKNRVHLDVRAGTGLVGDERVAVLEAEGARLVALGATRLYIQLADDENESCLTMQDVEGNEFCLD from the coding sequence ATGACGACGAGCGAGCAGGTCAGGCAGGTCCGGCAGGTGCAGGTCACGTTCGACTGCGCGGACCCCGTGCTGGTCGCCCGATTCTGGTGCGAGGCGCTCGGCTACGCGCCGACGCTGCCGGCGGACGACGACGGCGCGTGGGCCGTGGCCGAGGACCCGACCGGTGCCGGGCCGCGCCTGTACTTCCAGCGGGTGCCGGAGGGCAAGGTCGTCAAGAACCGGGTGCACCTGGACGTGCGGGCCGGGACCGGCCTCGTGGGCGACGAGCGGGTCGCCGTGCTGGAGGCCGAGGGCGCGCGGCTCGTGGCGCTCGGCGCGACGCGGCTCTACATCCAGCTCGCGGACGATGAGAACGAGTCGTGCCTGACCATGCAGGACGTCGAGGGCAACGAGTTCTGCCTCGACTGA
- a CDS encoding SpoIIE family protein phosphatase, translating to MAEQAFLAPGAAVDLDNCAREPIHIPGLVQPRGALLALRTDDAVVTQCSANLADVLGISADDALGAPLGDVLGADAARTVLDHVAAGDPRLRNPLELEIPVQGVATRFEAMLHHAPSASGPGRPPVLVVELEPFSGHASLTYTTTYEPVRDALTALDRATSMAELYEVAVTRVRELTGFDRVMLYHFDADYNGEVVAEAKREDLNAFRGLHYPASDIPPQARALYEKNWIRLISDIGYTPVPIVPTDDPVTGQPLDLTYSTLRSVSPIHVEYLQNMGVGASMSISLLRDGRLWGLIACHHYSGAHAPSYAARTAAEFLGSVLSVRLVTQAEDDRASAARRSAGVLARLVALTRDDDVPLVSALTGDPGLLDLVPADGVFVAAEGRTARQGAAPDDDVCLRLAHAVADLGVEVLVTDRLAAEHPDLAAIVPDAAGLLAIRVPGGAAALWLRTEVLQTVDWGGDPHNKAIARREGDTVRLSPRRSFDRWREVVRGTSEPWTEEQVDVATSLRSYLGEGLLLRGRRDIRAATTLQRSLLPTSLPEVDGWTVEALYAPSGGGLAGGDWYDALPLGDGRVVLSVGDVSGHGLGAAATMGQLRNALRALLLSGSDLVQAVAQVDHLLRATLPGQAATLVLAAVEPGSDDVTYVTAGHPPPVVVGPDGAHVADVLREPPLGVGRRAGRSGSVHVGPGGAVVLFSDGLVERRDESIVDSLERLRVAATQTLDPAGLVARVRAPSSGDDATVVVVRRATT from the coding sequence ATGGCGGAGCAGGCGTTCCTCGCCCCCGGCGCGGCCGTCGACCTCGACAACTGCGCGAGGGAACCGATCCACATCCCGGGGCTCGTGCAGCCCCGGGGGGCGCTCCTCGCCCTGCGCACCGACGACGCCGTGGTCACCCAGTGCTCGGCCAACCTCGCCGACGTGCTCGGCATCAGCGCCGACGACGCCCTCGGGGCGCCGCTCGGCGACGTCCTGGGCGCCGACGCCGCCCGCACCGTCCTGGACCACGTCGCCGCCGGTGACCCGCGGCTGCGCAACCCGCTCGAGCTCGAGATCCCCGTGCAGGGGGTCGCGACGCGCTTCGAGGCGATGCTGCACCACGCTCCCTCGGCGAGCGGCCCCGGCCGCCCGCCCGTGCTCGTCGTCGAGCTCGAACCGTTCTCCGGGCACGCGTCCCTCACCTACACGACCACCTACGAGCCGGTCCGCGACGCCCTCACCGCGCTCGACCGCGCCACGTCGATGGCCGAGCTCTACGAGGTCGCCGTGACCCGGGTCCGGGAGCTCACCGGCTTCGACCGCGTGATGCTCTACCACTTCGACGCCGACTACAACGGCGAGGTCGTCGCGGAGGCGAAGCGCGAGGACCTCAACGCGTTCCGCGGGCTGCACTACCCGGCGTCCGACATCCCCCCGCAGGCCCGCGCGCTGTACGAGAAGAACTGGATCCGGCTCATCTCGGACATCGGCTACACGCCCGTGCCGATCGTGCCGACCGACGACCCCGTGACGGGGCAGCCGCTGGACCTCACCTACTCGACCCTGCGCAGCGTCTCCCCCATCCACGTCGAGTACCTGCAGAACATGGGCGTCGGGGCGTCCATGTCGATCTCCCTGCTGCGCGACGGCCGCCTGTGGGGGCTCATCGCGTGCCACCACTACTCCGGCGCGCACGCGCCCTCGTACGCGGCACGCACCGCCGCGGAGTTCCTCGGGTCGGTGCTGTCGGTGCGCCTCGTCACGCAGGCGGAGGACGACCGCGCGTCGGCGGCGCGCCGCTCCGCCGGTGTCCTCGCCCGCCTGGTCGCGCTCACCCGTGACGACGACGTGCCCCTGGTGTCGGCGCTCACCGGCGACCCCGGGCTGCTCGACCTCGTGCCGGCCGACGGCGTGTTCGTCGCCGCGGAGGGACGCACCGCCCGGCAGGGCGCCGCCCCGGACGACGACGTCTGCCTGCGGCTGGCGCACGCCGTCGCCGACCTGGGCGTCGAGGTGCTGGTCACCGACCGGCTCGCCGCGGAGCACCCCGACCTCGCCGCGATCGTGCCCGACGCGGCCGGGCTGCTCGCGATCCGCGTGCCCGGCGGCGCCGCGGCCCTGTGGCTGCGCACCGAGGTGCTGCAGACCGTCGACTGGGGCGGGGACCCGCACAACAAGGCGATCGCCCGGCGTGAGGGCGACACGGTGCGGCTCTCCCCGCGCAGGTCGTTCGACCGGTGGCGCGAGGTCGTGCGGGGCACCAGCGAGCCGTGGACGGAGGAGCAGGTGGACGTCGCCACGTCCCTGCGCTCGTACCTCGGGGAGGGGCTGCTGCTGCGCGGGCGCCGGGACATCCGCGCCGCCACCACCCTGCAGCGCAGCCTCCTGCCCACGTCCCTGCCCGAGGTGGACGGCTGGACCGTCGAGGCCCTGTACGCACCCTCCGGCGGCGGCCTCGCGGGTGGCGACTGGTACGACGCGCTGCCACTGGGGGACGGACGTGTCGTCCTCAGCGTCGGCGACGTGTCCGGGCACGGGCTCGGCGCCGCCGCCACCATGGGACAGCTGCGCAACGCCCTGCGTGCGCTGCTGCTCAGCGGGAGCGACCTCGTCCAGGCCGTCGCGCAGGTCGACCACCTGCTCCGGGCCACGCTGCCCGGCCAGGCGGCGACGCTCGTGCTGGCGGCGGTCGAACCCGGGTCGGACGACGTCACCTACGTGACCGCCGGCCACCCGCCACCCGTCGTGGTGGGACCCGACGGCGCGCACGTCGCGGACGTCCTGCGCGAGCCGCCGCTCGGCGTCGGTCGGCGCGCGGGCCGGTCCGGGTCGGTGCACGTCGGCCCCGGCGGGGCCGTCGTGCTGTTCAGCGACGGGCTCGTGGAGCGCCGCGACGAGTCGATCGTCGACTCCCTGGAGCGGCTCCGGGTCGCCGCGACGCAGACCCTCGACCCGGCCGGGCTGGTCGCCCGCGTCCGGGCGCCGTCGTCGGGCGACGACGCCACCGTCGTGGTCGTACGCCGCGCGACGACCTGA
- a CDS encoding ATP-binding protein has product MAPRLAASPAPDGFTEVRAWPLRTLDDLAVLRADLVASLPPAPGGRPSLEEIPESVLLVASELATNALQHGDGAALVRLSARPDGFLLEVQDRKPSTAPRIDEGSTRGGGGFGMQLVVRLADAVGWFTTDGAKHVWARFRVRAATPAVV; this is encoded by the coding sequence ATGGCACCTCGACTCGCCGCCTCGCCCGCGCCGGACGGGTTCACCGAGGTCCGCGCCTGGCCCTTGCGGACGCTCGACGACCTGGCTGTCCTGCGCGCCGACCTGGTCGCGTCACTGCCTCCGGCGCCGGGCGGTCGGCCCAGCCTGGAGGAGATCCCCGAGTCGGTCCTGCTCGTCGCCAGCGAGCTCGCGACGAACGCGCTGCAGCACGGTGACGGCGCCGCGCTGGTCCGCCTGAGCGCCCGCCCGGACGGGTTCCTGCTGGAGGTGCAGGACCGCAAGCCGTCCACGGCGCCCCGGATCGACGAGGGCAGCACCCGCGGTGGCGGCGGCTTCGGCATGCAGCTCGTCGTGCGCCTCGCGGACGCCGTGGGCTGGTTCACCACCGACGGCGCCAAGCACGTGTGGGCCCGGTTCCGGGTCCGCGCGGCAACACCCGCCGTGGTCTGA
- a CDS encoding STAS domain-containing protein has translation MVAMLAGPDGVTVDEKVTHGGVRVDPGRARWTMWGEVDAAVQTRVAPELASHLRQTADEALTVDLTEVTFLDSGGLRLLYDAAAAKPTPPVLVGTPPKVLDLLRLSGVDTLFVLQS, from the coding sequence ATGGTCGCGATGCTGGCAGGCCCGGACGGAGTGACGGTGGACGAGAAGGTGACGCACGGCGGTGTCCGCGTGGACCCGGGGCGCGCCCGCTGGACCATGTGGGGCGAGGTGGACGCCGCGGTGCAGACGCGGGTGGCGCCGGAGCTCGCGTCGCACCTGCGCCAGACGGCGGACGAGGCCCTGACGGTCGACCTGACGGAGGTCACGTTCCTCGACTCGGGCGGGCTGCGGCTGCTCTACGACGCGGCCGCGGCGAAGCCGACCCCTCCGGTGCTGGTGGGGACGCCCCCGAAGGTCCTCGACCTGCTGCGGCTCAGCGGGGTGGATACGCTGTTCGTCCTGCAGAGCTGA
- a CDS encoding nitroreductase/quinone reductase family protein — MVRWILRVVGTIVGLALAAFAALVVTLRTKWDPGLRVVRQMQRRSRAGELARSGRPGDAHVVVHHTGRRSGRSYATPIGVERTPAGLLVTLPYGPGTDWARNVLAAGGAVLTIDGESLEVTSPRVIGLDEAAPLLSARELRVARFFGATDFLLLRPADSPL, encoded by the coding sequence ATGGTCCGGTGGATCCTGCGCGTGGTGGGCACGATCGTCGGGCTGGCGCTCGCGGCGTTCGCCGCGCTGGTCGTGACGTTGCGGACGAAGTGGGACCCGGGTCTGCGGGTCGTGCGGCAGATGCAGAGGCGCAGCCGTGCCGGGGAGCTGGCGCGCTCGGGCCGTCCTGGGGACGCGCACGTCGTCGTCCATCACACGGGGCGCCGGTCCGGGCGGTCGTACGCGACGCCGATCGGGGTCGAGCGCACGCCGGCGGGGCTGCTGGTGACGCTGCCGTACGGGCCGGGCACCGACTGGGCGCGCAACGTGCTGGCGGCGGGCGGAGCGGTGCTGACGATCGACGGGGAGTCGCTGGAGGTGACGTCGCCGCGCGTCATCGGGCTGGACGAGGCGGCGCCGCTGCTGTCGGCGCGCGAGCTGCGGGTCGCGCGCTTCTTCGGGGCGACGGACTTCCTGCTGCTCCGGCCTGCCGATTCACCCTTGTGA
- a CDS encoding Ig-like domain-containing protein, which produces MTSGDAVPRASVLPSGAGARLVAAATALVLALTVLVAPGARAADDLIPTTMTVEQRETWWAGTVDHPLEVRTTTPDGAFVTGGRLIAEVAGIDYAGTMWASSGRMNVRLHLAPGTYPAIVRYYPPDGYAATEWTGTVVVSDGTIRSAISAQAPDALTRGNGGDVRVSVTADGGTPEGRVELRGPNGRAIAMASLVDGAAVLHVDEETVRQLPLGDVTFEVVFHGVDDVRSARATVTTRVVRARASLDVWIPGGSTWDIGHPFWKVAVDVPGADQVGGTLSLYDGDRLLGRRTAEEDPRTEVFVLEAGKLLPGRHELDVRLTGSAYVEDTKASVTVKVAKVASDSDAWTPEPLVWGTRHTLRVRVFPARDNSLNDGRYVTGTATVYRGSTRLGSARLGREGAADVTFAGRSVPVGTSRLRIVYSGDARNTASTSTTSVRVRKATTTVRATLVDKTVEGSQRVKVKVKVSSPSKIPDIGMLKVKVDGEKTVKTVRMKKKHKGRMTITLPRLSQEHHRLKVVLVGSATTKYGESPTRYFRVR; this is translated from the coding sequence ATGACCAGCGGTGACGCAGTACCCCGTGCTTCCGTTCTTCCCTCCGGTGCCGGGGCGCGGCTCGTCGCCGCCGCCACGGCCCTCGTCCTCGCGCTGACGGTGCTCGTCGCGCCGGGCGCGCGGGCGGCCGACGACCTCATCCCGACGACGATGACGGTCGAGCAGAGGGAGACGTGGTGGGCGGGCACCGTCGACCACCCGCTCGAGGTCCGGACCACCACGCCGGACGGCGCGTTCGTGACCGGCGGGCGCCTCATCGCCGAGGTCGCCGGCATCGACTACGCGGGGACGATGTGGGCAAGCAGCGGCCGGATGAACGTCCGCCTCCACCTCGCACCCGGCACCTACCCCGCCATCGTGCGCTACTACCCGCCGGACGGCTACGCCGCGACGGAGTGGACCGGCACCGTCGTGGTGTCGGACGGGACGATCCGGTCCGCGATCTCCGCCCAGGCGCCTGACGCCCTCACCCGCGGCAACGGTGGCGACGTGCGCGTCTCGGTGACGGCGGACGGCGGGACTCCCGAGGGTCGGGTCGAGCTCCGCGGGCCGAACGGTCGGGCGATCGCCATGGCGTCCCTGGTGGATGGCGCGGCCGTGCTCCATGTCGACGAGGAGACGGTGCGCCAGCTCCCTCTCGGGGACGTCACGTTCGAGGTCGTCTTCCACGGCGTCGACGACGTTCGTTCGGCGCGCGCCACGGTGACCACGAGGGTCGTACGGGCCCGCGCATCCCTGGACGTGTGGATCCCCGGCGGCAGCACGTGGGACATCGGGCACCCGTTCTGGAAGGTCGCGGTCGACGTCCCCGGCGCCGACCAGGTCGGTGGGACGCTGTCCCTCTATGACGGGGACCGGCTGCTCGGGCGGCGCACTGCGGAGGAGGACCCCCGCACGGAGGTCTTCGTGCTCGAGGCGGGCAAGCTCCTCCCGGGGCGGCACGAGCTCGACGTCCGGCTGACCGGATCGGCCTACGTCGAGGACACCAAGGCGTCCGTCACCGTGAAGGTCGCGAAGGTGGCGAGCGACTCCGACGCCTGGACCCCGGAGCCCCTCGTCTGGGGCACGCGGCACACGCTGCGCGTTCGAGTGTTTCCCGCACGGGACAACTCGTTGAACGACGGTCGGTACGTGACGGGGACCGCCACCGTCTATCGGGGCAGCACCAGGCTCGGCTCGGCCCGCCTCGGCCGTGAGGGCGCGGCCGACGTGACCTTCGCCGGGCGGTCCGTGCCGGTCGGCACCTCGCGGCTCCGCATCGTCTACTCCGGCGACGCCCGCAACACGGCCTCGACCTCCACCACCTCGGTCCGCGTCCGGAAGGCCACCACGACGGTCCGCGCCACTCTCGTCGACAAGACCGTCGAGGGCTCGCAGCGGGTCAAGGTCAAGGTGAAGGTGTCGTCGCCGTCGAAGATCCCCGACATCGGCATGCTCAAGGTCAAGGTCGACGGCGAGAAGACCGTCAAGACCGTCCGCATGAAGAAGAAGCACAAGGGCCGCATGACGATCACGCTGCCGCGGTTGTCCCAGGAGCACCACAGGCTCAAGGTCGTGCTCGTGGGGAGCGCCACGACGAAGTACGGGGAGTCACCGACCCGCTACTTCCGGGTCCGGTAA
- a CDS encoding MDR family MFS transporter produces MPTTSSVGLRSERGPILLSLMLATALVALDATIIATASATIATSLGAFEQVPWLFTSYLLAQALSTPLAGRLSDILGRKRLILAGIGLFLAGSILCGAAWSMTAMIAGRVLQGLGAGAVMPVSQTIAADIYTLEERAKTQGYLASVWAISSVLGPTLGGVFSEFLGWRWIFWVNLPLCLVAGWMIVRRYHESPRTGPREPIDYLGAVLLSGGSVLLLLGLLEGGTTWAWTSTPSLAVLGSAVVLAALFVLHALRAEHPVLDLRLLRGRLVGVATAVSLVVGMIVLGLSSYVPIYAQGVLGYGPLLAGFALAAMTVGWPIAASNSGHLYLRIGFRLTAMIGSVLVLVGTGLMLLLGATTPLVAVAATTFVVGLGMGLTAVPPLIAAQSAATHGTRGAVTGMNAFARSLGSAVGVAVCGVIVNASTTTGADGAPTGSGLMSAMHLVFWFVVGAAAVLAVLAALLPVDRQAARDRRAAQSTAA; encoded by the coding sequence GTGCCGACGACGTCCTCCGTCGGGCTGCGCTCCGAGCGCGGCCCCATCCTGCTCTCGCTCATGCTGGCCACGGCGCTCGTCGCCCTGGACGCCACGATCATCGCCACCGCCTCGGCGACGATCGCCACCAGCCTGGGCGCGTTCGAGCAGGTCCCCTGGCTGTTCACGTCGTACCTGCTCGCGCAGGCGCTGAGCACGCCGCTCGCGGGGCGGCTGTCCGACATCCTGGGCCGCAAGCGGCTGATCCTCGCCGGGATCGGCCTGTTCCTCGCCGGCTCGATCCTGTGCGGCGCCGCCTGGTCGATGACGGCGATGATCGCCGGCCGCGTCCTGCAGGGCCTCGGCGCGGGCGCCGTCATGCCGGTCTCCCAGACCATCGCCGCGGACATCTACACCCTCGAGGAGCGCGCGAAGACGCAGGGCTACCTCGCGTCCGTGTGGGCGATCTCCTCCGTGCTCGGCCCCACATTGGGCGGCGTGTTCTCCGAGTTCCTGGGCTGGCGGTGGATCTTCTGGGTCAACCTGCCGCTGTGCCTCGTCGCGGGGTGGATGATCGTGCGCCGGTACCACGAGTCGCCCCGCACCGGCCCGCGTGAGCCCATCGACTACCTCGGTGCGGTGCTGCTCAGCGGCGGCAGCGTGCTGCTGCTCCTCGGGCTCCTGGAGGGCGGCACCACCTGGGCCTGGACGTCGACGCCGTCCCTGGCCGTGCTCGGGTCCGCCGTCGTCCTCGCCGCCCTCTTCGTGCTCCACGCCCTGCGGGCGGAGCATCCCGTCCTCGACCTGCGGCTCCTGCGCGGCCGGCTCGTCGGCGTCGCCACCGCCGTCTCCCTCGTCGTCGGCATGATCGTCCTCGGCCTGTCCAGCTACGTCCCCATCTACGCGCAGGGCGTCCTCGGGTACGGGCCGCTGCTCGCCGGCTTCGCGCTCGCCGCGATGACCGTCGGCTGGCCGATCGCCGCCTCCAACTCCGGCCACCTCTACCTGCGCATCGGGTTCCGGCTCACCGCCATGATCGGGTCGGTGCTCGTGCTCGTCGGCACCGGGCTCATGCTGCTGCTGGGCGCGACCACACCGCTGGTCGCCGTCGCCGCCACGACGTTCGTCGTCGGGCTCGGCATGGGCCTGACCGCCGTCCCGCCCCTCATCGCCGCACAGTCCGCCGCCACCCACGGCACCCGCGGCGCCGTCACCGGCATGAACGCGTTCGCCCGCTCCCTCGGCTCCGCCGTCGGCGTCGCCGTGTGCGGCGTCATCGTCAACGCGAGCACCACCACCGGGGCCGACGGCGCCCCCACCGGCTCCGGCCTCATGTCCGCCATGCACCTCGTCTTCTGGTTCGTCGTCGGGGCCGCCGCCGTCCTCGCCGTCCTCGCCGCGCTGCTGCCCGTCGACCGGCAGGCCGCCCGCGACCGGCGCGCAGCGCAGTCCACCGCCGCCTGA
- a CDS encoding DUF4235 domain-containing protein yields the protein MTEYEMSGGRVQKSGGKAAKILYQPFGIVGSIVGGIVAGQVFKQVYKRVAPGHPDDAPTPLQSEYRLREILLASLIQGAIFSVTKALVQRGGARAFEKLTGDWPGD from the coding sequence ATGACCGAGTACGAGATGAGCGGCGGTCGCGTCCAGAAGTCCGGGGGCAAGGCCGCGAAGATCCTGTACCAGCCGTTCGGCATCGTCGGTTCGATCGTCGGCGGCATCGTGGCCGGCCAGGTGTTCAAGCAGGTCTACAAGCGGGTCGCGCCCGGCCACCCGGACGACGCGCCCACGCCTCTGCAGTCGGAGTACCGGCTGCGGGAGATCCTGCTGGCCTCCCTGATCCAGGGCGCGATCTTCTCGGTGACGAAGGCGCTCGTGCAGCGCGGCGGGGCGCGGGCGTTCGAGAAGCTGACGGGGGACTGGCCCGGCGACTGA